CGTCCTCTTCGAAGTCGACTTTGATGAAAGTCGACATGGTCACTTCGAAGATCTTGTTCTTGTCAGTGCTCGAGACGTCGATGGCTCTCCTCTTCCTGCCGAATCCTACTTGGCCGTTGCTGCATTCGATCTGACAAAACAGAACCAAGGGTAAGTATCGGTTAACAGTTAACGAACGCGCTTCACGCACGAGAATCGACTTACCCCTTGGCACTTATCCAGGCAGACGTTCACAGTGCCGCGAAACTGAACGTAAGTGCTTTCCGGGAACTTGAAAGCTCGGAACTTGGCCGTCAGGAAGTCCCCGTCCACTGTGTTGAAATTCTCGAACAGATACGGATCCACGGAGCAACTGAAGGTAAACCGATTATGTACAAGCTCCACAAATCAGACACACGGATCAGCAACTAATTACCCGTTAATAATGATCGTTTCCTCTTGCGATTTGGTGTCCGTTACCAACATGTAGCTCACCAACAGCCCATAAACTGGTGCGGACATGTTGTCCAAGAAGATTTCCATCTGCAAAGGTGTGCCCGGACTGACGTTCAACTCCCCAGTCACCAAAATCCCACCTTGTCTCACGCCAACCCCCAAAATCGGTACCGGAGCCGAATTCGAGATCTCGCCCTTGATCTCGACCATACTACCGCGAGAAACAAACGATGCAGATTAAGCTTCTCATTCCTTCGGGTTGCGGGCATCTGGCGAACGCAACGCTCGATTTAGAGGAAGATGCGTCCGAATGCAATTTCCAAGGAAAAAGAACAGCCGACGAACGGTATCGCGCCGCGTCGAATCGCTAGATCGCGATGATCTACATGTTTCGGTGAACAGTTAGGGAAAGATTCGGTCCGCGTGCAAGAACGCTGAAAACCGTGAACGAGTCCCGCCACTTTTCACAGTCATCGAACACTTTGTTCGTCAACCCGAATCGCTGTCCCGCTTTCGCAGACTCATCCGCCGTTCTCGTAGAACCGTACGTTCTGAAGATTGAACGGCACGGGCTACATATGCGCCTACGTAAAAACGGTACTGAAATCGGGTGACGATGACAAGGAAGGGAACGTCGGACGGTTTTTCAGGCCGCGTCCATTATCTTCCGTGAGTCGAGGGGCATCCGAAGAATCTTCAGTTGCTCGATCGTCGGTCGATAGCCGAGTGACGCGCTCGGCGATCCCTAATCGCGGTGGACGCGTCCAATCGGGCAGGCATGCGATTCCGCGGAGTTCGTGGAAGCAGAAACAGTTATCAAGATCGAGAAAGAATTTTCCCGTGGTGCGTGCCTCGACCCCTGGCGGGGGGATCGGCCGCGCGAGATACAGCCTGATAATTCAACAATAAAGATTTTACGGCTTCCTGGTTTCGCAGGCGACATCGGCGATCCCGCGGTATCCGCGCAACAGCCATCGCCGGCCACGATCGATTAGTGCCAATAAATTAGCTTAGCAGGAAAACAGGAACGGGAGAAAAATTCCCGGCGAGACCGCGGCTCTGGCGGGCCGAGTCCCGGGAGTATACCAGAAGAATGTCGCCTGGCGAAGTGACTTTCGTCCACGGGAAACAGGAAGAGAGGACCCGTGACAGCCGTCCACTCCGTAACCAAGCTAAAATTACATTACGGCTTTCCTACCATCTGCCCGTTACCGTCGGGTATGCAAATACGCGTCCACCGTCGCCAGTAAATCACAATTTGGAAAGTGTTCGCTGGGACCTCGTCGCGGCACCTCCGCCTCTTCCGAAACGTAACAGCGAGTGGGATTATGACAGCTGATTGCTACGAGTACGGACTGCTTATCTGGTGGAGGATGAAAGCGAGAGGCTTTGACGAAGCGCGGAGAAAGCTGCAGGAGTcaagttttattcgaatcgaGAAGCGATCTTTAATGTTGGAAGAGGCAGGTTCGACACGGTCGTTAGTGGCTCTTAGACCACATTTACATGTTTCTGGGCGAATAAAAAGATCCCTCTTGATAGCCGCGCGCCAGCTGGAGCATTTTACTGGGAATACACGGGGAATACGAATGACTCGCGGAGTTGAGTTCCATAGAGCGAGCAGAAAAGAGAAGGAGACTCTGTGACGCGACGTGTTCCAGGCTAAAATTACATTTCAGGTTTTCCAGCACCTGCGCGCGTATAGTCTCGATTAATAAATGGATCGTGAAACCATGAATCAAGTCGGTGACCACGGGCTCCGTCCACCTTGCGCGTCCTTCGGCTGAGAACGCGACGAGTCCTTGAGTTTTCTACTTCGCGGACCGAGTGGATGATAGAAATTTCCTTAAATAAAGTCGAACCTATTTTTCACTGAAATCTGAACGAGTCTAATTAGCTCCGTAACAAGCCCGGGCAATCATGACGAATTAGCCCTGCTCGCGAGTGGACAGCCCCGTCTGGCCATGCACGGCCTCGTGTCACTGCAGCCAGCGCGGAATATGCGAAGCGCTGAAATCGTTGGAGTGAAAACCGCTTCACACATCCGTGAGTCAGAGCTGGCTGGAACGAAGCGTTCGAAGAAGCCCGTAACTATCGCTTCTTATTGCTACTAGCTGCTAGAGTCTATTAGAAGAGGCTGTCCTTGATGAGGGAGCGCAACTGTTGCACGCGCACAATCACTTAACCGCCTTCAACAGCTGTTTCGCTCTTTGTCGTTGCACTTGCACGCGAACGGTTTAATTCGAAGCGCGGGGAAGCGAGGGGTCCGCGAAACAAACGTGAAGGAACTCACTCTGGTTCTTGGAAGCCTGCTGGAAAGACGCTGCGCCGAACCGTGGTGTGATTGGAGGCGACCGAGATTCCAGGCTTCACGAGGACCTCGGTGATCACACACTTTACCGTGAACGTGTGCTTGCTCGAGTCGGCCGGCTCCTCCACTATTATCCGATGAAAGTACACCTTCTGACCCTGTGTATCATTACGCGAGTGTAATTTCGCTCGAATCCGCGAGGGATCGCGAACACGGGGAAACAATGAAAGCAATCGCGACGGATTATCGTTCGATGCGCCCGCGTTGCAACGTTCGTCTCAAAAGCTGCCTCTCGTACTTTTCCTTCCAGCCTGGCGGGCAGAACCGTGACGGGAAATTGGACGCAAAGGTGCCTTTAGCTGCGCCCTGCGCCGGATGCGAGCTTAATCGATTCCCTTCCCCGAGCTTTAAGCACGAGAACGCAATCGACCCGGCAAGAGTTTATCGCGCTGGGCAGCGCGAATGTCTACGACGCGACGTGGATTGAAAATCCATCGCGATCACCAGGCTAATCGAAGGACATAAATCACGTTGCATCGCCGTCGCGCAAATTGTCCGTTCGTTTAATTATTCGGAAGTCATAGCGGCTTATCGGCGATCAGGCTGGTAATTATGCCTTACCGTGACTTTGTTAACGACTTTCGTGATGCCGCATCGTAATATGTCCTCCTCCAGGAGCGATAATCGGAACGTGGCGACGCCGTTGCTCAGCTGCGGCTTGCAAGCCTCGTCTGCAAACGGAGATACGTTTCAGCGTCGGAAAATACGCGCGTACCTTCGCTTGCTGTGTACGTTTCACGGCCGCGCCGGTGACGGAACGTTCACAGGGATCCATGTTTACCTGGGAAGTCCTTCAACTGCTGCAGGTATATGCTCGCTCGCGGACTACTCCTCACGATGTCCACCTCCATCCACTGCTCGGAGCACCTCACTTTGCTTTGAACTGCAACGGACAAACAGCTAGAAATCTTTGATTTTTCACCGTCCCGATGGGATGTAAACGTCGAGACGTGTCCCTGAGGCCTCTCCAACGGCAGGAAATTGTAATTCAAAGGAGCGGAAGGACGACGGACCAGTTCCTCATAAAGTATCGCGCGATATCGCTCCGGTAGATTAGACGCTTCGGGAAAAAAGGGGGTAGGGAGGCTTGGAAAGGTGCGCAGCACGATCCTGTCCGCGCGACGGACAggtaaaagaaaagaaggaagaaggagTCTGGCCTAGCCGCAAACTAACTTGCAGTATACCACGGTAATTGCCCCATAAAGTCGTAAACGTCTCGACCTTGAAAAGCGAACAGCTCGACATCGCGCGCTCGAGGATCCCTCGCTGATGTATATCCCGCTTGGGCTGGTCCCTGTTTATTCGCGGTACACGATGATAGATACTTTCACCGTTCGCGAGTAATGTCCGCGTGATACACCGAAACCACCGGTTCGCATTATCGCGATGGAAAAAGAACGCCCCATCCGGCCGCGAATAACCAAAAGGCAAGAAGAAATCGCCGCGTATCCCACAGATCACTTCCTCCCCGGGTAATTGAATTTCCAGCCGTGAATGCCCGAGCCTGAAATAAACGTGGACTGATTGCCAGTCGGTATCGTAACCCGGTATCCCATCAAACCTAGTCAACGATAATTCTGTTTGAATGGCAGATTAATGGATTCAACGGCCGGCGATTCGGGCTGTCGCCTTGTCGAAACGTTGGCCCCACCTTCGGATCTATCTAGAAGAATATCGAGGGTATCGTTCGGAACGCAGTTGCAGCGTGCATCCGAGGGAGAAGCGTGGTATTCTCCACGGGACGTAGCGCACGCACTTGGCGGGCAGGTTCGCGGACCGAGCAATAATTCACGGTGAAGTATCATCGTCACGTGCGCAACACGGTGTTAAAGAACCTGGCGAGCGTTCTACACGACAAGGGAACGGGCTCGAGAAAGTTTCGTGCACGTCCCGGCTCGGTTGCCAGGGGTAAACTGCTCGGTTCTCTTTAATGAAAGATGGGTACACGTTGCAGGTATCGCGGGAAAGAGCCTTTTCCCTGCTCGGAGGGAACCTATGACCTCTCCGGTTTCGTGTCAGAAGCCGACGAAGAAGAGTGACCAGCGGTGATCGCGTCTCCGCGGGGATCTACGGTTAACGCGAGTATATTACGCGAATGCGCTGCGTGTCGCCTTCAAATAGCCACGGGGGTCGGTGGTCTTTTCCATTAGCAAGTTTAAACGCTTCCCTAGGCAGCACCACCACCTGCGCGATCCTTCGACCGGGGTCCGTAACCTTAAGCTTctctctcctcttcttcctctcattttttccattttcgacATCCGCTACGTTTTTGTCCCGCCGCCCCGTCCGACTCGCCTTTATTTGCTCCACCTCCGGTTCTCCAAGTTCAAAGACACCCGGCCCGACTCTCGTGGAGAGAATCGACCAGGTTTCTTCGTTTTCTGCTCCT
Above is a genomic segment from Andrena cerasifolii isolate SP2316 chromosome 12, iyAndCera1_principal, whole genome shotgun sequence containing:
- the Qsm gene encoding zona pelucida superfamily protein qsm; the protein is METGVWRLTLCWICVLGAAWANVQSKVRCSEQWMEVDIVRSSPRASIYLQQLKDFPDEACKPQLSNGVATFRLSLLEEDILRCGITKVVNKVTGQKVYFHRIIVEEPADSSKHTFTVKCVITEVLVKPGISVASNHTTVRRSVFPAGFQEPDMVEIKGEISNSAPVPILGVGVRQGGILVTGELNVSPGTPLQMEIFLDNMSAPVYGLLVSYMLVTDTKSQEETIIINGCSVDPYLFENFNTVDGDFLTAKFRAFKFPESTYVQFRGTVNVCLDKCQGIECSNGQVGFGRKRRAIDVSSTDKNKIFEVTMSTFIKVDFEEDAVVDKALSELYIRRGKNRTKARAVIAEEVREQAAPTTIRTEERAFIAQEVNEQFKYKVTETETNGCSCRTLPLTIVLSFLCLCKFL